In the genome of Desulfatiglans sp., one region contains:
- a CDS encoding type II toxin-antitoxin system RelE/ParE family toxin — protein MDSANREPILNVNFYKTDSGKEPVRDWLNSLSREEKKIIGEDIKTAQFGWPIGMPLIRTLGQGLYEVRSNLVNRISRVIFSVESGRMILLHGFIKKDQKTPKKDFELSLKRHTKVKGVDR, from the coding sequence ATGGACAGCGCAAATAGAGAACCCATATTGAATGTCAATTTCTACAAAACTGATTCAGGCAAAGAGCCAGTCAGAGACTGGTTAAACTCTTTATCAAGGGAAGAAAAAAAGATAATCGGTGAAGATATAAAGACAGCTCAATTCGGTTGGCCAATAGGGATGCCCTTGATAAGGACTCTTGGGCAGGGGCTTTATGAGGTCAGGTCCAATTTAGTAAACAGGATCAGCCGTGTGATTTTCTCTGTTGAAAGCGGCAGGATGATACTCTTACATGGTTTTATTAAAAAGGATCAAAAGACCCCTAAAAAGGATTTTGAATTATCCTTAAAGAGACATACAAAGGTAAAAGGTGTTGATCGATGA
- a CDS encoding XRE family transcriptional regulator produces the protein MMKKNIGSDFDDFLKKEDMLEEIQESAIKRVLAYQIEQAMKEQNITKTDMAKRMKTSRCALDRLLDPSNEAITLLTMKKAANVIGRTLKIELT, from the coding sequence ATGATGAAAAAGAATATAGGAAGCGATTTTGATGATTTCCTTAAAAAAGAGGATATGCTTGAAGAAATCCAGGAATCGGCCATAAAAAGAGTGCTTGCCTATCAGATAGAACAGGCAATGAAGGAGCAAAATATCACCAAGACTGATATGGCTAAAAGGATGAAAACCAGCAGATGTGCGCTGGACAGGCTCCTTGATCCTTCAAACGAAGCCATTACACTTCTAACCATGAAAAAAGCAGCGAATGTAATAGGACGCACGCTTAAAATAGAACTCACATAA